A single window of Spirochaetota bacterium DNA harbors:
- a CDS encoding radical SAM protein, producing the protein YCECGRTTLITDEIKEYVPTEEVIRELDFILLAKPYLDVITFSGAGEPTLHSGIGTIIEHIKSNYRYKIAVLTNGTLLWNREVRTRLYQADVVIPSLDAATEHTFKKICRPYQTLILSQIIDGIAQFKKEFGGLFILEIFIVPGINDTSEELQALADTARYINPHRIQLNYMDRPPAEQWVIPAKVETLTQYAAYFTPIPVDIPGTPEYRLLELSLPLKEMILATIERRPSTVDDLAYSLGKDKNSVEHILNELVQQNVVRYYDEARGRFYKKM; encoded by the coding sequence TATTGTGAGTGTGGAAGAACCACACTGATTACTGATGAAATAAAAGAATATGTGCCCACTGAAGAAGTGATACGGGAATTGGATTTTATTTTACTTGCAAAGCCATATCTTGACGTTATTACATTTTCAGGAGCTGGCGAGCCCACATTGCACAGTGGCATTGGAACCATCATAGAGCACATCAAAAGTAACTATCGCTATAAAATTGCTGTTCTTACCAATGGAACATTATTGTGGAATAGAGAGGTACGTACGCGGTTATACCAAGCAGATGTTGTTATCCCTTCCCTTGATGCAGCCACTGAACACACATTTAAAAAAATATGTAGGCCCTATCAGACGTTAATATTATCACAAATTATTGATGGGATAGCTCAGTTTAAAAAGGAATTTGGTGGTTTATTTATACTGGAAATTTTTATTGTACCTGGTATTAACGATACCAGTGAAGAGTTGCAAGCGTTGGCAGATACTGCCAGGTACATAAATCCACACCGCATACAACTTAACTATATGGATAGGCCGCCAGCAGAGCAGTGGGTTATTCCCGCTAAAGTTGAAACGCTTACACAGTATGCAGCTTATTTTACGCCAATTCCTGTTGATATTCCCGGCACACCGGAGTACCGATTACTTGAGCTATCGCTCCCCCTTAAAGAGATGATACTTGCCACCATTGAGCGAAGGCCATCAACGGTTGACGACTTGGCATATTCGCTGGGGAAAGATAAAAATAGTGTGGAGCATATACTTAATGAGCTTGTTCAGCAGAATGTAGTAAGATATTATGATGAAGCGCGTGGAAGGTTTTATAAGAAAATGTAA